The Ignavibacteriales bacterium DNA segment GAAACAGTTGCGGTAATTCGGGTAGGTCGCCCGAAAGAATAAAAATCAGCATTGTAAATTGCGAGACCGTTTACCTGCCCCACCCTTTCGCCTGTAGTATCCATCAAGAAAGTTTTGTCTTCAAACATTTCTGTAATTTTTTCTTCGAGAAGTCCGTGACGTTCACGGCTAAACTCATAAGCTTTTTTCACGTGTGCAAAACTAACGATATTGAAACCATCGTCCTTTGCCCAAAAACTTGCCTCACGGGCAATGTCAGCAATTTTAGAAAAACGAGTTGTGAGTTTATTTTTTTGTCCTGCAAAAATTGCAGCTGTTTCAATTAAATAAGCGATAGCAGATTTATCAAACTCAAGCAGACTTTCTTCTTTGATTAGTTTCTTAATTACTTTGACGTACTCGTTTATTACTTTATCTGAACGGAGTATTTCATAATCGAAATCTGCTTTTATCTTGAACATTTTTTTGAAATCATATTCCCTTTCTGAAAGCAAAGAATAAATTGCTTGAGAACCAAGCAGAATAACTTTGGTTTCAATGTTAATTGGCTCTGGTTTAAGTATCAAAGTTGACATTTGAAAAAGGCCCGGGACATCCTGTATTTCAAGTTGTCGATAAGTAAGCACACGTTTTAAAATTTTCCAAACCCCAGGTTCTTCGAAAAGATGAAGCACATTTAATACGAGATACCCGCCATTTGCTCGTAACAGTGAACCGCCTTTAATTCTGGTAAAATCACTGTACCACCCACCTTTGCCGTCATTAAGGCGTTCAATTGTTCCGAAGAGATTTGAATAAGTGGGCGATGTTTCAATAATGATAGGGCACATCATTGTATCGGAATTATCAAGAATAATATTCACTTCATATTCTTTGAAGTAATCAATGGTAAATCCCTCTTCAGTGGCTTCTCCTTCAGGTTTTAATCCTTTAAATACCTGGATATTTTCTAAAATATTTTCCTCGACAGAATTAAGGTAAGCCAATATTTTAGAATCTTTATAACTCTCCTTTAGATTACCAATAACTGCATTGACGACTATCAATGTTACTTGTCTTTCAAGTTCAGCTATTTTTTGTTGAAATTTTTGACTTAGTTTTAATCCATGCTTAAATAATTCTTGGAGCTTATCCTGGTGGCTGGTGTAATTCTTAAAAATATCTTGTGCTTGCTCTTTGGTTAGTTTCCCTTGTTTCAGTAATTCCTCCACCTGGTAAATAGGCACGGGTGTTCCATTTATAATTGGCAGGATATCGGGGCGGGCACTTTCGCCAACTTTTATCTGCCCAAGCGAAAAATTTTGTTTTCTAATTAATTCATCAAAAGAGGTGAGAAGTTTCTGTTCTTCTGAAGTATAATCTTCAATGATCTTTTTCTTTCTGTTTTGATAGTTTTCGCTTTCAAGCGACTGTGGAATTTTTTCTTTTAGAATTGAAACGGCGGAATTCAATTCTTGTTTGAAAACTTTTGCTTTTCCTTTCTCGAATATTAGAAGAGTTGGCTGATCGGGATTTCTAAAATTATTTACATAAGCGTAATCATATAAACTAGAGCAATCATCGCTAATTGTCTCGAGCATTTTTTTTACAGTGGTTGCTTTACCAGACCCGGAAAGCCCGGTGATAAAAATA contains these protein-coding regions:
- a CDS encoding AAA family ATPase, whose amino-acid sequence is MKSPKTLKHIELNTEDLRWRCDPAIFDFDSTIDVKPLEGILGQERALKAIKLGVDLKSPGYNIFITGLSGSGKATTVKKMLETISDDCSSLYDYAYVNNFRNPDQPTLLIFEKGKAKVFKQELNSAVSILKEKIPQSLESENYQNRKKKIIEDYTSEEQKLLTSFDELIRKQNFSLGQIKVGESARPDILPIINGTPVPIYQVEELLKQGKLTKEQAQDIFKNYTSHQDKLQELFKHGLKLSQKFQQKIAELERQVTLIVVNAVIGNLKESYKDSKILAYLNSVEENILENIQVFKGLKPEGEATEEGFTIDYFKEYEVNIILDNSDTMMCPIIIETSPTYSNLFGTIERLNDGKGGWYSDFTRIKGGSLLRANGGYLVLNVLHLFEEPGVWKILKRVLTYRQLEIQDVPGLFQMSTLILKPEPINIETKVILLGSQAIYSLLSEREYDFKKMFKIKADFDYEILRSDKVINEYVKVIKKLIKEESLLEFDKSAIAYLIETAAIFAGQKNKLTTRFSKIADIAREASFWAKDDGFNIVSFAHVKKAYEFSRERHGLLEEKITEMFEDKTFLMDTTGERVGQVNGLAIYNADFYSFGRPTRITATVSLGNGNIINVEREAGMSGRHYNKGVLIISGYFKETFGQDLPLSFNANLVFEQSYGTVDGDSASCAEIFALLSTLSGLPLKQSIAVTGSLNQKGDVQPIGGVNEKVEGFYDVCKSFGLTGTQGVIIPALNIKELMLKDEVIDAVKNKQFHIYPITRVEEGIEILTSTKAGKRGAKGYEKESVFYLVEKKIKDMYMKARAVRYKARTPLVSSVAKRGSNN